A region from the Desulfitobacterium dehalogenans ATCC 51507 genome encodes:
- a CDS encoding methyl-accepting chemotaxis protein, producing MGWFINLKTSRKLFICFLLMALLILTVGITGLINLGKVNDNLKRITQDGIQPILILEDLNKSFAKGAAEMVSVVWESQVSEDPAVIGDSRRVIAQSIEDNEHNDLLIQQYQMLNLTEEEKELLAEFKSEVTVYRDLREKAMTAVELKNYALAGDFNQQAGLQQAKVEGIIESMIRCSLAYNEDLQRASEQDFAEARMIIMILTACGFALALLLSLILGRMISRPILAAVEQAKLFAQGDFSTDQQKSLIRRKDEIGRLARAYDDIDSNMSRLLEHVKEAAEDLKTVGAELSVSAEELNAQGQNINAGAEQIAAGMEETAASAEEMLASGTEISKGAGMLAGKASEGSRIVQEIEKKAQMMRENAEASRGATLSIYQQKQAEIIAAIKNGEVVQEIRIMAETIDGIAEQTNLLALNAAIEAARAGEQGRGFAVVAEEVRKLAEQSAQTVAGIHAVISKVTEAFGHLSRNSSEVLKFIEEKVIPDYEMLVEAEGQHAKDAHKVGTLVEDFAATSEQMLTAIEQMSNAIQTVSASVQEATGSSQEIAQNMGQMAKVMEHVAKAAQIQAEHAINLNTMVEKFKI from the coding sequence ATGGGATGGTTTATTAATTTAAAAACAAGTAGAAAACTTTTTATCTGCTTTTTACTTATGGCCCTATTAATCCTGACTGTTGGCATAACCGGGCTGATTAACCTGGGTAAAGTCAACGATAACCTCAAAAGAATTACCCAGGATGGCATCCAGCCTATTCTAATTTTGGAAGACTTGAATAAGAGCTTTGCCAAAGGGGCTGCGGAGATGGTCAGCGTAGTCTGGGAGAGCCAGGTTTCGGAAGATCCTGCAGTGATCGGCGATTCCCGAAGGGTTATTGCCCAGTCCATCGAAGATAACGAACATAACGACCTGTTGATCCAGCAGTATCAAATGCTTAACTTAACCGAAGAAGAAAAAGAACTGTTAGCGGAATTCAAAAGTGAGGTAACTGTTTACCGGGACTTGAGAGAAAAGGCGATGACAGCAGTTGAACTGAAAAACTATGCCTTAGCCGGTGACTTTAATCAGCAAGCCGGTCTGCAGCAGGCTAAGGTGGAAGGAATCATCGAAAGCATGATTCGTTGTTCCTTGGCATACAACGAAGATCTTCAGCGTGCTTCGGAACAGGACTTTGCTGAAGCCAGAATGATTATTATGATACTGACGGCTTGCGGTTTTGCTTTGGCCTTGTTGCTCAGCCTGATCCTAGGCAGGATGATCAGCCGTCCGATTCTAGCTGCAGTTGAGCAAGCCAAATTATTTGCCCAAGGTGATTTTTCTACGGATCAACAAAAAAGTTTAATCAGGAGGAAGGATGAAATTGGCCGATTAGCCCGAGCCTATGATGATATTGACAGTAACATGAGCCGCCTCCTGGAACATGTTAAGGAAGCTGCCGAAGACCTTAAGACAGTGGGAGCGGAATTATCGGTTTCGGCTGAGGAACTGAACGCTCAGGGACAAAACATCAATGCCGGGGCAGAACAGATTGCGGCAGGAATGGAGGAGACGGCTGCCTCTGCGGAAGAAATGCTGGCCTCGGGGACGGAGATCAGCAAAGGTGCCGGTATGCTTGCCGGGAAAGCCTCTGAGGGCAGCAGAATCGTCCAGGAAATCGAGAAGAAGGCCCAGATGATGCGTGAAAATGCTGAAGCTTCAAGAGGAGCGACCCTGAGCATTTATCAGCAAAAACAAGCAGAAATCATCGCAGCGATTAAAAACGGTGAAGTGGTTCAGGAAATCAGGATCATGGCTGAAACCATCGACGGTATTGCTGAGCAGACCAATCTCCTGGCTTTGAACGCCGCTATTGAAGCAGCCCGGGCCGGAGAGCAGGGAAGGGGCTTTGCGGTTGTCGCAGAGGAGGTACGGAAGCTGGCCGAACAATCGGCACAGACTGTGGCTGGAATTCATGCAGTGATCAGTAAAGTAACCGAAGCATTTGGCCATCTTTCCCGAAATTCCTCGGAAGTTTTAAAGTTTATTGAGGAAAAGGTCATTCCTGATTATGAGATGCTTGTGGAGGCGGAAGGACAGCACGCTAAAGATGCCCATAAGGTAGGAACGCTGGTGGAAGACTTTGCTGCGACTTCAGAACAAATGCTTACCGCCATCGAACAAATGAGTAACGCCATCCAAACTGTTTCGGCTTCAGTCCAGGAAGCCACCGGCAGTTCCCAGGAAATCGCTCAAAATATGGGCCAGATGGCCAAAGTTATGGAGCACGTGGCCAAGGCCGCCCAGATTCAGGCCGAACACGCTATAAACTTGAATACCATGGTGGAGAAGTTCAAAATTTAA
- a CDS encoding tripartite tricarboxylate transporter substrate binding protein has translation MKRWTKLTAALITIGALLLSGCGGGTPVTTTEEKKADFPKKPVNMIIAFTAGGSSDVQARIVDKYWKENFNNQPLTFDYQVGAGGQVGFTAITKGRPDGYTIGGINVPHINLQALSPQGTYKIEDFAFICQVVNDPNLLVVQANSPMNTIADFVAEAKKKDGKMTIGVVGTFTAHHIAALQLMDLLDIKLTLVPFTGAADENVALMGGHVDAMIGNLNDVMRDVSKYKFLAIASEERHPWLKDVATFKEQDVDFISDIRRGFAAPKDIDPAVLKVLRDGFEKICTNPEYIAEMEKIGQPHEYLNGNEFAEIVNTYTETVTPLVEKYGLK, from the coding sequence ATGAAAAGATGGACCAAGTTGACAGCTGCCCTGATTACAATCGGTGCCTTGCTTCTATCAGGTTGCGGAGGTGGTACCCCGGTAACAACTACTGAAGAGAAGAAAGCAGACTTTCCCAAGAAACCTGTAAACATGATTATTGCCTTTACAGCTGGTGGCTCAAGTGATGTCCAGGCTCGCATCGTCGACAAGTATTGGAAAGAAAATTTCAATAATCAGCCCTTAACCTTCGATTATCAGGTGGGTGCCGGTGGACAAGTTGGTTTCACAGCGATTACGAAAGGGAGGCCGGATGGATACACCATTGGCGGGATCAATGTTCCCCACATCAATTTGCAGGCGTTAAGTCCTCAAGGCACCTATAAGATTGAAGACTTCGCCTTCATTTGCCAAGTTGTTAATGATCCGAATCTTTTGGTTGTTCAAGCCAATAGCCCGATGAATACTATTGCCGATTTCGTAGCTGAAGCCAAGAAAAAGGATGGCAAAATGACCATTGGAGTGGTGGGAACCTTTACCGCGCACCATATCGCAGCATTGCAGCTCATGGATTTGCTCGACATCAAATTAACCCTTGTTCCTTTCACCGGCGCTGCTGATGAGAATGTAGCGCTGATGGGCGGCCATGTGGACGCTATGATCGGAAACCTCAATGATGTGATGAGAGATGTGAGCAAGTATAAATTCTTGGCCATTGCCTCCGAAGAACGTCATCCATGGCTGAAAGATGTTGCCACTTTCAAAGAACAGGATGTTGACTTCATTTCCGATATTCGCCGTGGCTTTGCAGCACCGAAAGATATCGATCCGGCCGTATTAAAGGTGCTACGAGATGGTTTTGAAAAAATCTGTACGAACCCGGAATACATTGCAGAAATGGAGAAAATCGGACAACCCCATGAGTATCTGAATGGTAACGAATTCGCAGAAATTGTCAATACCTATACGGAGACAGTCACACCTCTTGTAGAAAAATATGGACTTAAATAA
- a CDS encoding tripartite tricarboxylate transporter permease — protein sequence MLINGFLTALTPENLLFGFIGCLAGTLIGVLPGLGPTSGIAILLPLTTILPPIPAIIMLSGIYYGAMYGGSTTAILVNIPGEVGSVATALDGYQLAKQGKAGPALATAAISSFVAGTLGLVGLTFFAPTLANVALRFGPPEYFALMILALSVVINLTGKSLVKGLISALIGFLIAMVGMESVTGYSRFTFGNINLMSGIDFISVIIGLFAVGEIFSNLEHIGAPVYNAKLQKLYLTAKEFLYILPTMIRSAVVGFFLGLLPGCSPGVTSFMSYDIEKRFSKHPETFGKGDLRGVAAPEGANNATTSGGFVPLLSFGIPSGPALAVLLGGFMMYGLQPGPTLFEKNADLVWAVIASMYIGNVILIILNLPLVPLWAKLVKVPYGILAPMVLVFSFIGAYSVRFKLFDVGVAILFGLVGWLFKKIEIPTTPLILCLILGTIFETSLRQSLNMSHGSLAIFFTRPISLALLAVAAVLLAASLYTRIKNPEAVQDALAEESE from the coding sequence ATGTTAATCAATGGCTTTCTTACTGCTTTAACACCTGAAAACTTATTGTTTGGTTTCATAGGTTGCTTAGCCGGAACATTAATCGGGGTATTACCCGGATTAGGGCCTACATCAGGAATTGCCATTTTGCTGCCGTTAACAACAATTTTGCCACCGATTCCTGCGATTATCATGTTATCAGGGATTTACTACGGGGCAATGTATGGAGGGTCTACGACAGCTATCCTGGTTAACATTCCCGGCGAGGTAGGTTCTGTGGCAACGGCCCTGGATGGTTACCAACTGGCTAAGCAAGGGAAGGCTGGTCCGGCCCTGGCGACCGCGGCAATTTCGTCTTTTGTTGCGGGAACACTCGGACTGGTTGGACTGACTTTTTTCGCACCGACTTTAGCAAATGTGGCTCTTCGATTTGGTCCTCCGGAGTATTTCGCGTTGATGATTCTGGCTTTGAGTGTGGTCATTAATCTTACCGGTAAATCGCTGGTTAAAGGCTTGATTTCGGCTTTAATCGGGTTCCTGATTGCTATGGTCGGCATGGAATCTGTGACTGGCTATTCGCGCTTCACTTTTGGCAATATCAACCTCATGTCGGGGATCGATTTTATAAGCGTGATCATTGGTTTGTTTGCGGTAGGAGAAATATTTTCTAACCTTGAGCATATCGGTGCTCCTGTCTACAATGCAAAGCTGCAAAAGCTCTACTTAACGGCAAAAGAGTTCCTTTATATTTTACCGACAATGATTCGTTCAGCGGTTGTTGGGTTTTTCTTGGGATTATTGCCGGGATGCAGTCCGGGGGTTACCTCTTTCATGTCCTATGACATTGAAAAACGTTTCTCGAAGCATCCGGAGACCTTTGGTAAAGGTGACCTGAGAGGGGTGGCAGCTCCCGAGGGGGCAAACAATGCGACAACCAGCGGTGGCTTTGTACCATTGCTATCCTTTGGCATTCCTTCCGGGCCGGCCTTGGCTGTTCTTTTAGGCGGGTTCATGATGTATGGACTGCAGCCGGGTCCCACGCTTTTCGAGAAGAATGCTGATCTGGTCTGGGCTGTCATTGCTTCTATGTATATCGGCAATGTTATCTTGATTATCCTGAATCTTCCCTTGGTCCCGTTATGGGCCAAGCTTGTCAAGGTACCCTATGGGATCTTAGCGCCGATGGTCTTGGTCTTCTCTTTTATTGGTGCTTACAGTGTAAGATTCAAGCTGTTTGATGTCGGTGTGGCCATCCTCTTCGGTCTGGTTGGCTGGTTATTTAAGAAAATAGAGATACCCACAACGCCTTTGATTCTATGTTTGATTTTAGGAACGATTTTTGAAACCTCCCTTCGTCAATCGTTGAACATGTCTCATGGCAGCCTGGCAATCTTTTTCACGAGACCTATTTCTCTGGCTCTGCTTGCTGTTGCTGCGGTTTTACTGGCAGCCTCATTGTATACTCGCATTAAAAACCCGGAGGCCGTTCAAGACGCTTTGGCTGAGGAGTCTGAGTAA
- a CDS encoding tripartite tricarboxylate transporter TctB family protein: MGENSIAEFDDKKMTGKIPFAKKTDFKVGITFLILSIFIIVQARQMPKSMPGVDFGPGILPLGLGVVLTVLSIILLIQSFGEKNTTTSVLRRKDVLPVAGLFLVLVLYLGLMEILGFGIATFLLVTYLAHKLGKYALWKCALLGALTGMLIVYLFRTLLDLPLPIGFLGF, from the coding sequence ATGGGTGAGAATAGTATCGCCGAATTTGACGACAAGAAGATGACTGGAAAGATTCCGTTTGCCAAAAAGACAGATTTTAAAGTAGGAATTACTTTTCTGATTTTATCAATCTTTATTATTGTCCAAGCGAGACAAATGCCTAAGAGCATGCCGGGTGTGGATTTCGGACCGGGGATCCTCCCCCTGGGGTTAGGTGTTGTTCTTACCGTTCTTAGCATTATCTTGCTTATTCAGTCCTTTGGTGAGAAGAATACGACAACTTCAGTGCTTCGGCGGAAGGATGTGCTTCCTGTTGCAGGATTGTTTTTGGTCTTGGTTCTTTACCTGGGGTTGATGGAGATCCTTGGATTTGGTATAGCTACATTTTTGCTTGTCACGTATCTGGCACATAAACTTGGCAAATATGCTTTATGGAAATGTGCCCTATTGGGTGCGCTTACAGGGATGCTTATCGTTTACCTGTTTCGGACTTTGCTGGACCTTCCTCTACCCATTGGCTTTTTAGGATTCTAA
- the larA gene encoding nickel-dependent lactate racemase: MKTIELPYGHGTQSCSIPDDIDCVYGRLKSVEPSVEAGEQISAALLNLIGDINFDKLRNAKSVAIAVSDMTRPVPSRLIVEKLLPWLAEFGIYEDQITVLVGGGLHHPATQEEMNYILGEELSKRVGQVLPHDADDRAGLTFLGTSPLGTPVYVNKHFAQADFKIVTGMVDAHQFMGFTAGVKGAVIGLGGRETITGNHVRLFQPGAELGEMKGNPARIDLEDCGRIIGVDMIVNVVLNTQKKVVKAVAGHPRAAHGVAVEFAKSIFGVSMSSADIVIASPGGFPKDINAYQAQKALTPALQLVKPGGTIILVAQCIEGAGEESFEKTMSLYDDPSDLVTSFKEKEFVIGPHKAYLWSRTFLKAKTILVSDKVSPELAKTLMVKVTKSLQEAIDDVIPDYTADLKITVLPNANSVIPIKA, encoded by the coding sequence GTGAAAACAATTGAATTGCCTTATGGGCATGGGACACAATCTTGCTCGATACCGGATGATATTGACTGTGTCTATGGTAGATTAAAATCGGTAGAGCCTAGTGTTGAAGCCGGCGAACAGATTTCTGCAGCTTTACTAAATTTAATAGGAGATATCAATTTTGATAAACTAAGAAACGCGAAGTCAGTGGCTATCGCTGTGAGTGATATGACACGTCCTGTGCCCTCTCGCCTCATTGTGGAGAAGCTGTTACCCTGGTTAGCCGAATTTGGAATCTATGAAGACCAAATTACGGTGCTTGTGGGTGGCGGATTGCATCATCCTGCAACTCAGGAAGAGATGAATTATATATTGGGTGAGGAATTGTCAAAAAGAGTGGGGCAGGTTCTTCCTCACGATGCAGATGATAGGGCCGGTCTAACTTTTTTGGGCACATCTCCCTTAGGAACTCCTGTATATGTCAATAAACATTTTGCTCAGGCGGATTTTAAAATTGTTACCGGTATGGTTGATGCCCATCAATTTATGGGATTCACAGCAGGCGTTAAAGGTGCGGTCATTGGCTTAGGCGGGAGAGAGACGATTACAGGAAATCATGTCCGGCTTTTTCAACCCGGTGCTGAACTGGGGGAAATGAAAGGAAATCCTGCGCGAATCGATTTAGAGGATTGTGGCCGGATTATTGGTGTTGATATGATTGTCAATGTCGTACTCAATACTCAAAAAAAGGTCGTTAAAGCTGTCGCCGGTCATCCAAGAGCAGCCCATGGTGTTGCAGTTGAATTTGCTAAGAGTATTTTTGGTGTATCGATGAGTTCAGCTGACATTGTCATTGCATCCCCGGGAGGGTTTCCGAAAGATATCAATGCCTACCAGGCTCAGAAAGCCTTAACGCCTGCCTTACAGCTGGTTAAGCCGGGAGGAACCATCATATTAGTGGCTCAATGTATTGAAGGGGCTGGAGAAGAAAGCTTTGAAAAGACCATGTCCTTATATGATGATCCGTCAGACCTTGTGACCTCCTTTAAAGAAAAAGAGTTTGTTATTGGTCCCCATAAAGCCTATCTTTGGTCCAGAACGTTCCTAAAAGCGAAAACAATCCTGGTATCTGACAAAGTATCCCCGGAATTAGCCAAAACGCTCATGGTGAAGGTTACTAAGAGCCTGCAAGAGGCCATTGATGATGTTATCCCGGATTATACAGCTGATTTGAAAATAACGGTATTACCGAATGCCAACTCTGTCATTCCTATAAAGGCATGA
- a CDS encoding UxaA family hydrolase — protein METKILGYRRDNGRIGIRNYVLILPVDDLSNAACEAVANNIAGTLALPHPYGRIQFGADLELHFKTIIGAGRNPNVAAVVVIGIEQNWAKRVADGIAETGKPVTYFGIEGHGDLKTIEMASRKAHEYVKYATSLEKVECELKDLVVSFKCGESDTTTGLAGNPTAGVVGDRLVEMGGTVIFGETPETTGGEHILAKHFATPELAQEFLRVHKDYLDMIESKGADLLGTQPTQGNIAGGLTTIEEKAMGNIQKAGKAPIIGLLEMAEEPTKPGRYFMNTSAAAAECVTLMMAAGATLHIFITGQGNIVGNPIEPVVKMSANPKTCEFMSEHIDVNISGVLSRELTLDQAADKVMECVVKTARGCLTDAEVLNHKEFVLTRLYPSA, from the coding sequence ATGGAAACTAAGATCTTAGGCTATCGTCGGGACAATGGGCGTATCGGTATTCGTAACTATGTTCTTATTCTACCGGTCGATGATTTGTCCAATGCTGCTTGTGAAGCAGTTGCCAACAATATTGCCGGAACCCTGGCACTTCCTCATCCCTATGGCCGTATTCAATTCGGAGCCGACCTTGAGCTGCATTTCAAAACCATTATCGGAGCGGGACGTAATCCCAACGTAGCGGCTGTCGTCGTCATTGGTATTGAGCAAAATTGGGCGAAACGAGTCGCCGATGGCATTGCCGAAACCGGTAAACCCGTAACATACTTCGGTATTGAGGGTCATGGTGACTTAAAAACCATCGAAATGGCTTCCCGCAAGGCCCATGAATATGTAAAATACGCTACATCCTTGGAAAAAGTAGAGTGTGAATTGAAAGATCTGGTGGTGAGCTTCAAGTGTGGTGAATCCGATACCACAACCGGTCTCGCTGGAAACCCAACGGCAGGTGTAGTGGGTGATCGTTTGGTAGAAATGGGCGGAACGGTTATCTTTGGTGAAACGCCTGAAACAACGGGAGGAGAGCATATTCTTGCCAAGCATTTCGCAACACCTGAACTTGCTCAGGAATTTTTAAGAGTCCATAAGGATTACCTGGATATGATCGAATCCAAAGGAGCCGATCTTTTAGGAACACAGCCAACCCAAGGGAATATTGCCGGGGGTTTGACAACGATCGAAGAAAAAGCCATGGGCAATATCCAAAAGGCCGGCAAGGCCCCGATTATCGGTCTTTTGGAAATGGCAGAAGAGCCGACAAAACCAGGGCGTTATTTCATGAATACATCAGCAGCGGCAGCTGAATGTGTCACACTCATGATGGCGGCAGGAGCAACCCTCCATATTTTCATAACGGGTCAGGGCAATATTGTGGGCAACCCGATTGAGCCTGTGGTTAAAATGTCAGCAAATCCTAAGACTTGTGAATTTATGTCCGAGCATATCGATGTGAATATCAGTGGGGTGCTCAGCAGAGAGCTGACTCTGGATCAAGCGGCAGATAAAGTGATGGAATGTGTAGTGAAAACGGCACGTGGCTGCTTAACTGATGCCGAAGTGCTCAATCACAAGGAGTTTGTGCTTACCCGTCTCTATCCCAGCGCTTAA
- a CDS encoding UxaA family hydrolase encodes MSSHKFLLHEAQDDVGVAVQDIKAGEEVMGVDIHSGKECHVKANHDIQLGHKIALKGKKQGESLIKYGENVGKVTQDIKVGDWVHTHNLKTARWDYGN; translated from the coding sequence ATGAGCAGCCATAAATTCTTATTGCATGAGGCTCAAGACGATGTTGGCGTCGCCGTGCAGGATATTAAGGCCGGCGAGGAAGTCATGGGTGTGGACATTCATAGTGGGAAAGAATGTCATGTCAAAGCAAACCATGACATCCAACTAGGACACAAGATTGCCCTAAAGGGCAAGAAACAGGGTGAAAGCTTAATAAAGTATGGTGAAAATGTGGGCAAAGTAACCCAGGATATTAAGGTAGGGGATTGGGTACATACCCATAACTTAAAGACTGCGAGGTGGGATTATGGAAACTAA
- a CDS encoding YlbF family regulator — translation MSYIDKARELGEALKQTPEVQAILAAEAAIKADPEANEAFIQYQEKESQIVTTQMISKVIPEKDALALIDLKVRLMNKHSLIRTYFQAQQSFERVMAMVNLTITTTIHGMPSADQLPLPDEIKNMAQKVLESIGGGKQSKTLEIPKDMKLPPGLKLPPGLKIPGLSE, via the coding sequence ATGAGCTACATTGACAAGGCTAGGGAACTTGGAGAAGCACTCAAACAAACCCCCGAAGTACAAGCTATTCTCGCTGCAGAAGCAGCCATCAAAGCTGACCCTGAAGCCAACGAAGCATTTATCCAATATCAAGAAAAAGAAAGCCAAATCGTTACGACTCAGATGATAAGTAAAGTAATTCCAGAAAAAGATGCCCTGGCCCTTATCGACCTCAAAGTCCGCCTCATGAACAAACACTCCCTGATTCGCACCTATTTCCAAGCCCAACAAAGCTTTGAACGGGTTATGGCCATGGTTAATCTCACCATAACCACGACCATCCATGGTATGCCCAGTGCTGATCAGCTCCCCCTACCTGACGAAATCAAGAACATGGCTCAAAAGGTCTTGGAATCCATAGGGGGGGGTAAGCAGTCCAAGACCTTGGAAATTCCCAAGGATATGAAGCTGCCTCCAGGGTTAAAGCTTCCCCCGGGACTAAAAATTCCCGGTCTGTCCGAATAA
- a CDS encoding cell wall hydrolase, translated as MPHRRCRKTTAIFLCWVMTLFWCQGMVYPVNGELGTNTFEIVDIEVLDAAQKDIVTVHSGEEDSKVQSIDFQRVGVNQDEAKNTTLENNDSPAIEETVTAQETTASSDESALQGDAQVIVVQSGETLSGVAHRYETTIAEIMKLNKISEPNSIIAGQKLQIPVKGGAIANITTEPSRGKTQVTQEELELLARVIHAEARGEDFEGQVAVGAVVLNRVKDHRFPNTIHDVVYQPGAFTAVIDKQIHLTPNQSAYLAAEAALNGEDPTEGAIYYYNPRTATDRWIKTRPVVKTIGNHTFSI; from the coding sequence TTGCCACACCGAAGATGCCGAAAAACCACGGCAATTTTCCTATGCTGGGTAATGACATTATTCTGGTGTCAGGGAATGGTGTATCCAGTCAATGGAGAATTAGGTACGAATACTTTTGAAATAGTCGATATTGAAGTTTTGGATGCGGCCCAAAAGGACATTGTGACAGTGCATTCCGGGGAGGAAGATAGTAAGGTTCAAAGCATTGATTTTCAAAGGGTTGGTGTCAACCAAGACGAAGCAAAAAATACTACTTTAGAAAATAATGATAGTCCAGCAATTGAAGAAACTGTAACAGCCCAGGAGACAACTGCTTCCAGTGATGAGTCAGCTCTCCAGGGAGATGCTCAGGTAATCGTAGTACAGAGTGGAGAGACGTTATCAGGAGTCGCTCATAGGTATGAGACAACGATTGCCGAGATCATGAAACTCAACAAGATCAGTGAACCCAATAGTATTATCGCAGGTCAAAAATTGCAGATTCCCGTCAAGGGAGGTGCAATTGCCAACATAACCACGGAACCATCCCGTGGGAAAACTCAAGTCACTCAAGAAGAGCTGGAGCTTCTTGCTCGTGTGATTCATGCTGAGGCAAGGGGGGAGGATTTTGAGGGTCAAGTGGCAGTAGGAGCAGTGGTGCTCAATCGTGTTAAAGATCATCGTTTCCCCAATACGATTCACGATGTGGTGTACCAGCCGGGTGCCTTTACAGCTGTCATTGATAAGCAAATCCATCTTACCCCCAACCAAAGTGCTTATCTTGCAGCAGAGGCCGCTTTAAATGGCGAGGATCCGACGGAGGGCGCGATTTATTATTATAACCCCAGGACAGCCACGGACCGTTGGATTAAGACCAGACCTGTGGTGAAAACCATCGGTAACCATACATTTAGTATCTAG
- a CDS encoding MazG nucleotide pyrophosphohydrolase domain-containing protein: protein MEKSRGNAGVCSSKTVTLPRLNRLNPSLESTALKIMEESGELAQAIGKFRGLNGERLRVEETEAMHMVAQELIDVAQTAVTMMFVLEEQYAIDIEKILKEHVEKLKQKGYCD from the coding sequence ATGGAAAAGAGTCGTGGTAACGCAGGGGTGTGCAGCTCAAAAACGGTGACCTTACCCCGTTTAAACCGACTTAACCCCTCTTTAGAAAGTACGGCTCTGAAGATTATGGAGGAGTCGGGAGAACTGGCTCAGGCCATTGGGAAGTTTCGCGGACTCAATGGAGAGCGGTTGAGGGTCGAGGAGACTGAGGCGATGCATATGGTCGCTCAGGAGCTTATCGATGTGGCCCAGACGGCGGTAACGATGATGTTTGTTTTAGAGGAACAGTACGCTATCGATATTGAAAAGATTTTAAAAGAGCATGTGGAAAAGTTAAAGCAAAAAGGCTATTGTGATTAA